The Campylobacter armoricus sequence TAGGGGTAAGTTTGGGAATTCCACCTCAAATTCTTATTGTGCTTTATCCTTGCGTATGTGGGGATTTTATAGTGCCAGGTGCAAATCAAATTGCTTGTGTATCTTTTGATAGAACAGGGACAACAAAAATAGGAAAATTTGTTATTAATCATTCCTATTTAAGACCTGGTTTTGTTTTGATTATTAGTGCGACAATTGCTAGTTATCTTATCTCGCAAATTATTTTTTAAGCTTTTGTAAATACCTATAAACGCTAGGTTCTGATATATTCAAAGATTTAGCTACTATAGGTATGCTTCCTTTTATATTAAATATTCCTTTTGAATGAAGATTTTTGATTATTTCATCTTTTTGTTCAGTGCTTAAACTATATCCTGAATTTAAATATTTTAAATCTATATTTTCAGCTAAAATATCTTCTATAGAATGACTAAGTGTTTCTATATTACTCATATTATGTAAATTTACATTGTTTTGGTTTTGAATGTTTAATAAGTCACTAAAATCGTTGATTTTTTCAAGTTCTATGATTTTGCTAATAGCACTACGAATTTCTGTAGTATCATGGTTTATGCATAAAATTCCTACAATTTTATTTTGGTTTTTGATAAAAAAAGTTGATCCTGTAACTATTTTAGATTTGCCTACTTTTGCTTTATAATCACATAAAAAATCTTTATTTAAATATTCTTTTTCTTGTATAAGTTCGCTTGCAAATGAAGTCAAAGGAGAATTTATGGTTCTACCGCTTATGTGATTATTTGCAATAGCTGCTATATACGAACCTTCTTCAGAAATTACATGAAACACTATCTCATAATTACTCCCAAGTACTTGTCCTAAAAATTGAGTTAATTTTATAAATAATTCTTTTTGTTGTTCATCCATGATCTAGACCTTTTTGTTGTTTTTTGTTATTTTACAAAATATTTCATCAAAGTTGTTAGTATTTATCATAATAAAAAAAATTATTATCATGATAAAAAATATTGACAATTTATTATTATGATGATAATATTATATTACATTAAAATTAAAATTACAAGGAGAAATCATGGCAAATTATCCAAAAGCTATAGGACCATATTCAGCTTATAGAGAAGCAAATGGTTTATTGTTTATTTCAGGACAACTTCCAATTAATCCTGAAAGTGGCAATATTGAAAGTGAAGATATAAAAGAGCAAACAAGGCAATCATTGTTAAATATCAAGGCTATATTAGAAGAAAATAATCTTTATTTTAATAATGTAGTTAAAACCACTTGCTTTTTAGCAAATATTGATGATTTTTTAGCTTTCAATGAGGTTTATTCTGAATTTTTCGCAGCTCCATATCCTGCTAGAAGTGCTTTTGCAGTAAAAGATCTTCCTAAGGGGGCAAAAGTGGAGATAGAGGTTATTGCTCATAAAGGATAGAGCATGTTGGGTTTATTTTTTGCAGGATGTTCTGTAGTATTATTAGTTTTTATGCTTTATAAAAAAATCAACGCTCATATGGCGTTGCTTTTGAGTGGTTTATTGTTACTATCTTTAGCGGGAATTTTTGGTCTTTCTCCTATAATTAGTGAAAATAAATCTTTACATTTAGGTCTTTTTGATATTTTTCAAGTGGTTAATACAAATATGTCAAGTACTTTAGCAGGACTTGGACTAACTTTGATGTGTATAGCAGGATTTTCTGCATATATGGATCATGTGGGTGCTAGTTATGCTTTATTTAAAGTATTTGAAAAACCTTTAAAAGCAGTAAAATCCCCATATATTTTATTATTGGTTTCATATTTTGTAGTTCAATTTTTAGTGCTTTTTATTCCATCACATGCAGGTTTAGCACTTTTGCTTATGGTTACAATGTATCCTATTTTGGTGCGTTCAGGTGTTTCTAAGCTTTCAGCACTTTCAGTTATTGCTATATGTCAATACATTGACCATGGTCCAGGTAGTGGGAATGTAATTTTAGCTGCAGAAAAAGCCAAAATTGATCCAGCTGTGTATTTTGTGCATTATCAGTTGCCTACAACTATACCAATTATTATAGCTGTAGGTATTGCAATTTATTTTTGTGCTAAATATTTTGATAAAAAGGAAAATTTTGTTTTTAATCGTGATG is a genomic window containing:
- a CDS encoding helix-turn-helix transcriptional regulator, with product MDEQQKELFIKLTQFLGQVLGSNYEIVFHVISEEGSYIAAIANNHISGRTINSPLTSFASELIQEKEYLNKDFLCDYKAKVGKSKIVTGSTFFIKNQNKIVGILCINHDTTEIRSAISKIIELEKINDFSDLLNIQNQNNVNLHNMSNIETLSHSIEDILAENIDLKYLNSGYSLSTEQKDEIIKNLHSKGIFNIKGSIPIVAKSLNISEPSVYRYLQKLKK
- a CDS encoding Rid family detoxifying hydrolase, whose translation is MANYPKAIGPYSAYREANGLLFISGQLPINPESGNIESEDIKEQTRQSLLNIKAILEENNLYFNNVVKTTCFLANIDDFLAFNEVYSEFFAAPYPARSAFAVKDLPKGAKVEIEVIAHKG